A genomic segment from Candidatus Eremiobacteraceae bacterium encodes:
- the rfbC gene encoding dTDP-4-dehydrorhamnose 3,5-epimerase, with protein sequence MLTTRPTDFSEAKIIVPDVYNDQRGFFKETYSKRKYAAIGVTDEWLQDGVSLSGKNVLRGMHYQPGMAKLVNALAGEIFDVIVDVREGSPTYKRWQGFHLSADNHLQLYVPDGFAHGFLALTDGVVLHYKMSAHHDPATEKIMSWRDATVGIRWPLDGPPVMSAKDAQA encoded by the coding sequence GTGCTGACTACTAGGCCCACAGATTTTTCGGAAGCCAAGATCATCGTGCCCGACGTGTACAACGATCAGCGCGGGTTCTTCAAAGAAACATATTCGAAGCGGAAGTACGCGGCGATCGGCGTGACCGATGAGTGGCTGCAAGACGGTGTGTCGCTCTCCGGCAAGAACGTGTTGCGCGGCATGCACTATCAGCCGGGCATGGCCAAATTGGTCAATGCGCTCGCAGGCGAGATCTTCGATGTGATCGTCGACGTTCGCGAAGGGTCGCCGACCTACAAACGCTGGCAAGGCTTTCATCTCTCGGCCGACAACCATTTACAGCTGTACGTGCCCGACGGCTTTGCGCACGGCTTTCTTGCGCTCACGGATGGCGTTGTTCTTCATTATAAGATGAGCGCGCATCACGATCCGGCCACCGAGAAGATAATGAGTTGGCGCGATGCGACGGTCGGCATACGCTGGCCGCTCGACGGCCCGCCGGTCATGTCAGCGAAGGACGCGCAAGCATAA
- a CDS encoding NADH-quinone oxidoreductase subunit N, with translation MIQTAAIDWNVVAPAVVLVATGLVVLLVDLLSRSAPRQLLYGIGIAGSIAAFVALWPLRGQALTTFGGAFASDSYSWPFDALLLLTLAISLALSCLRKAEDGANPGAYAALLIFCTIGGLILAGSTTLIGIFLGLEELSLALYVLAGTGYPRRSSQEAALKYVLLGSLASGFLIFGMALLYGAAGSISLAAMAQAASAGGPLFIGGFALFIVGIAFKLALAPFHLWTPDVYEGSPLAVTAFMAVAVKAAMFAVLARFAYVVFGHDAPALVPLWILAILSMIVGNVGAIGQTNLKRLLAFSSIAQAGYLVLALAGVGSGGLATLVFYLAAYAFMNLGAFAVIALIGNGDEQHADLSAYRGLAFRRPLIAALMMLFFLSLAGIPATAGFIGKVLLLGQAMGAGPWGVAMAVALIVGTLVSFYVYFQVIWQMFAPADAESVASDGNAAMSWIAVAAGAIGVLLLGIVPQILLGHL, from the coding sequence GTGATCCAGACAGCCGCGATCGATTGGAATGTCGTCGCACCCGCCGTTGTGCTCGTCGCGACGGGTCTCGTCGTGCTGCTCGTGGACCTTCTCAGTCGCAGCGCTCCGCGTCAGCTGCTCTACGGCATCGGCATCGCAGGGTCGATCGCTGCATTCGTCGCGTTGTGGCCGCTGCGCGGTCAGGCACTCACGACGTTCGGCGGCGCGTTTGCAAGCGATTCGTACTCGTGGCCGTTCGACGCGCTGTTGCTCCTCACGCTTGCCATTTCGCTTGCGCTGTCATGTCTCAGAAAAGCTGAGGACGGCGCCAACCCAGGTGCCTACGCAGCGCTGTTGATCTTCTGCACGATCGGCGGCCTCATTCTCGCCGGATCGACGACGCTCATCGGCATTTTCTTGGGCCTCGAGGAACTCTCGCTCGCGCTGTACGTCCTCGCCGGCACCGGCTATCCGCGGCGCTCGTCACAAGAGGCCGCGCTCAAGTACGTGTTGCTCGGCTCGCTCGCATCGGGCTTTCTGATCTTCGGGATGGCACTGCTCTACGGCGCAGCGGGCAGCATCTCGCTCGCCGCTATGGCGCAAGCGGCGTCTGCCGGGGGACCGCTCTTCATCGGCGGCTTCGCGCTGTTCATCGTAGGGATCGCGTTCAAACTCGCGCTAGCACCGTTCCATCTCTGGACTCCCGACGTGTACGAAGGTTCGCCGCTCGCGGTCACGGCGTTCATGGCGGTCGCGGTGAAAGCCGCGATGTTCGCCGTGCTCGCGCGCTTTGCGTACGTCGTCTTCGGTCACGATGCCCCGGCGCTCGTGCCGCTCTGGATCCTCGCCATTCTCTCGATGATCGTCGGCAATGTCGGCGCTATCGGACAGACCAACCTCAAGCGGTTGCTCGCGTTTTCGAGCATCGCGCAGGCGGGTTATCTCGTGCTTGCGCTCGCCGGAGTTGGAAGCGGCGGCCTTGCGACGCTCGTCTTCTACCTCGCGGCGTATGCGTTCATGAATCTCGGCGCGTTCGCGGTCATCGCCCTGATCGGCAATGGAGATGAACAGCATGCCGACCTCAGCGCGTATCGAGGTCTCGCGTTTCGCCGGCCGTTGATCGCGGCGCTCATGATGCTGTTCTTCTTATCGCTTGCCGGCATTCCGGCCACCGCAGGCTTCATCGGCAAAGTCTTGCTGCTCGGCCAGGCGATGGGGGCGGGCCCGTGGGGCGTGGCGATGGCGGTCGCGCTCATCGTCGGCACGCTCGTCTCGTTCTACGTCTACTTCCAGGTGATCTGGCAGATGTTCGCACCGGCGGATGCCGAGTCGGTCGCATCCGACGGCAATGCGGCGATGTCGTGGATCGCGGTCGCCGCGGGAGCCATCGGCGTTCTGCTGCTGGGCATCGTGCCGCAGATCTTGCTCGGCCACCTCTGA
- a CDS encoding amino acid permease, with protein sequence MATVPKTTTGLFITRSIDDLNVEVEPKGPKLKRELGPWMLIALGLGNMVGAGIFATVGTGIHNYAGPAILISFAICAVASACAGLCYAEFSSMVPVAGSAYTYTYATLGEFLAWLIGWNLILEYGMSAAPVATTFSGNIQLVLAQYLHVVLPQWATGHYDPVHGTYFDVIAFLCVVGFAVLLTVGVRESAGANAIIVIIKMGVLAFFVLVALPHFVGAHFTPFIPNGWYQRGPSSDFPVVGIIPGAFYAFFAFIGFDSVTVAAEEAKKPQRDVPIGVLGSLILGTIFYTAVAIALIGLQPASKIDPITPLPSALASVGLGAYSWVAVLGAVLGTSSVVLTAIYGQSRIFMVMARDGLLPKSIATIHPKFRTPANMTMVMGIVVGIMAGTFSLDTLLSFVNTGTLSAFLLVCLGVLVLRYTQPDRARGFRTPWVPLIPAFGALLSLGLMVWGTDVFIWTRFGIWMVVGLLIYFLYGYSHSEARKAALKRAGDS encoded by the coding sequence ATGGCCACCGTCCCTAAGACGACGACCGGGCTCTTCATTACCCGCTCGATTGACGACCTCAACGTCGAAGTCGAACCGAAGGGACCAAAGCTCAAGCGGGAACTCGGACCATGGATGCTCATCGCGCTCGGTTTGGGCAACATGGTCGGCGCAGGCATCTTCGCGACGGTCGGCACCGGCATCCACAACTACGCCGGACCGGCCATTTTGATATCGTTTGCGATCTGCGCGGTCGCGTCGGCGTGCGCGGGCCTCTGCTACGCCGAGTTCTCGTCGATGGTTCCGGTCGCCGGCAGCGCGTATACGTACACCTACGCCACGCTCGGCGAATTCTTGGCATGGCTTATCGGCTGGAACCTCATCCTCGAATACGGCATGTCGGCCGCCCCGGTGGCCACCACATTCTCGGGCAACATCCAGTTGGTGCTGGCACAATATCTTCACGTCGTGCTGCCGCAATGGGCCACCGGCCACTACGATCCGGTACACGGCACGTACTTCGACGTCATCGCGTTTCTCTGCGTGGTCGGCTTCGCCGTGCTGCTGACCGTGGGCGTGAGAGAATCGGCGGGCGCCAACGCGATCATCGTGATCATCAAAATGGGCGTGCTCGCATTTTTCGTCCTCGTCGCGCTGCCGCACTTCGTCGGCGCGCACTTCACGCCGTTCATCCCTAACGGCTGGTATCAGCGCGGGCCGAGCAGCGATTTCCCGGTCGTAGGCATCATCCCGGGCGCATTCTATGCGTTCTTCGCATTCATCGGCTTTGATTCTGTGACCGTGGCCGCCGAGGAGGCGAAGAAGCCGCAGCGCGACGTGCCCATCGGCGTGCTCGGCTCGCTGATCCTCGGCACGATTTTCTACACTGCTGTGGCGATCGCGCTCATCGGTTTGCAGCCCGCGTCGAAGATCGACCCGATCACCCCGCTGCCGAGCGCGCTCGCGTCGGTCGGGCTCGGCGCATATTCCTGGGTCGCGGTCCTGGGCGCGGTGCTTGGAACTTCATCTGTCGTGCTGACCGCGATCTACGGCCAAAGCCGCATCTTCATGGTGATGGCGCGCGACGGACTGCTGCCGAAGAGCATCGCGACGATCCATCCAAAATTCCGTACACCCGCGAACATGACGATGGTCATGGGCATCGTCGTCGGGATCATGGCGGGAACGTTCTCGCTCGACACGCTGCTCAGCTTCGTGAACACCGGCACGCTCAGCGCGTTCCTGCTCGTGTGCCTCGGCGTGCTCGTCCTGCGCTACACGCAGCCCGATCGGGCGCGCGGCTTCCGCACACCGTGGGTGCCGCTCATCCCGGCCTTCGGCGCGCTGCTCTCGCTCGGACTCATGGTGTGGGGAACCGACGTCTTCATCTGGACGCGCTTCGGCATCTGGATGGTCGTCGGACTGCTGATCTACTTCCTGTACGGCTACTCGCACAGCGAAGCGCGTAAAGCGGCGCTAAAGCGAGCGGGAGACAGCTGA
- a CDS encoding NADH-quinone oxidoreductase subunit M: MMIDLVVFLPAIAALALFCIPRYAHGALKGVALTGALATFALSLSFVANGFGNDFDQWVPWISGTWTAAYHVHIGGLSVYFVLLTTLVSVAATWGAFSYADAGKLRGFLALLLLFETTLLGLFTAADLLLFYVYWDLMLIPVFLLLVGYSGSAEARSAAWSYLLYNGAGGLILLLGVVGVVLHTGTFEVLGQTYSFGSLENWLFAAFALAFLIKTPSFPFHSWMPPTYTNSPPPLVAMVSGVQSKAGLFGFLVFALPMFPDAARTWAPVLLVLAVASIVYGAFAALGQRDMKTLVAFSSLSHLGLVVLALFAFDLTSVPGSVVMIVSHGLISAALFLLLGFVEERTGSREIGAFGGLAAHAPRLQALMLVVAMALLGLPGLSGFAGEFLILIGAWQTQPIYTAISLIAIVVASAYALKLFQGVMHGPDSVPGGRTYGDLRAREIWILAPLVAGIFLLGIWPGVLLPSGASVAGAIHSRAVALHGQRPHA, from the coding sequence ATGATGATCGATCTCGTCGTCTTTTTGCCGGCGATCGCGGCCTTAGCGCTTTTCTGCATTCCGCGCTATGCGCACGGCGCGTTGAAAGGCGTGGCGCTCACCGGCGCTTTGGCCACGTTCGCGTTGAGTCTCAGTTTTGTCGCCAACGGATTCGGTAATGACTTCGATCAGTGGGTTCCTTGGATCTCGGGCACGTGGACTGCAGCATACCACGTCCATATCGGCGGCCTGAGCGTCTATTTCGTCTTGCTCACGACGCTCGTCTCCGTCGCGGCCACATGGGGTGCGTTCTCGTACGCCGACGCCGGCAAGCTGCGCGGCTTCCTCGCGCTGCTGCTCCTGTTCGAGACGACGTTGCTCGGCTTGTTCACGGCCGCCGATCTACTGCTCTTCTACGTCTATTGGGATCTCATGCTGATCCCCGTCTTCCTCTTGCTCGTCGGCTACTCGGGCTCAGCGGAAGCGCGTTCGGCGGCGTGGAGCTACTTGCTCTACAACGGCGCGGGCGGCTTGATACTGCTGCTCGGCGTCGTCGGCGTCGTGCTGCACACCGGCACGTTTGAAGTGCTCGGCCAGACGTATTCGTTCGGTTCGCTCGAGAATTGGCTGTTCGCGGCGTTCGCTCTGGCGTTCCTCATCAAAACGCCCTCGTTCCCATTCCACTCCTGGATGCCGCCGACGTATACGAATTCGCCGCCGCCGCTCGTCGCGATGGTTTCGGGCGTGCAGAGCAAAGCTGGTCTGTTCGGATTCCTTGTCTTCGCGCTGCCGATGTTTCCGGACGCCGCGCGGACGTGGGCGCCGGTCCTGTTGGTGCTCGCTGTCGCGAGTATCGTCTACGGCGCCTTCGCGGCGCTCGGTCAGCGCGACATGAAGACGCTCGTGGCATTCTCATCGCTTTCGCATCTGGGGCTCGTCGTGCTCGCATTGTTCGCCTTCGATCTGACGAGCGTCCCCGGCAGCGTCGTCATGATCGTGAGCCACGGATTGATCTCGGCTGCGCTCTTTCTGCTGCTCGGCTTCGTGGAAGAGCGAACCGGCTCACGAGAGATCGGGGCCTTTGGCGGACTTGCAGCGCACGCGCCGCGGCTGCAAGCGCTCATGCTCGTCGTCGCGATGGCCCTGCTCGGACTTCCCGGCCTCTCCGGCTTCGCAGGCGAGTTCCTCATCTTGATCGGCGCATGGCAGACACAGCCCATCTATACGGCCATATCGCTCATCGCGATCGTCGTCGCGAGCGCGTACGCATTGAAGTTGTTCCAGGGTGTGATGCACGGGCCGGACAGCGTCCCCGGTGGGCGCACGTACGGCGACCTCCGAGCGCGGGAGATCTGGATATTGGCGCCGCTCGTCGCCGGTATATTCCTGCTCGGCATCTGGCCGGGCGTTCTCTTGCCGAGCGGCGCCTCGGTCGCCGGCGCGATCCATTCGCGCGCTGTTGCACTGCACGGACAGAGGCCGCACGCGTGA
- a CDS encoding zinc-dependent metalloprotease, translating into MAAFAIIVFACSGAGGALAAGAPAPDASSSGGGSGPQPYVQFLAGAQVQNGLFPIITKDDKVYLAIAASQLDHPFIETSVPSTGLGGFGPAPGEPYVAPARMIEFSKVGDKVVLYWPNTNFLAPAGSPQSVSVDESFPTSVIATEPIVAADATGTVVISASAFLGDVADLAASFQQTVGDPSHGYRLDPSRSFFTKTAAFPENDLLEVDQTWASSDPNLIDNVPDPRSIAVRMDYNLVQPPSDNYMPRIADDRVGYFEAGYLDFGNDQTYARQTLYISRWNFAPATPGKPSNATHPLVFTISKNVPMEYRQTVKAALLQWNDAFRRIGILNAIQVQDQPDDPTWDPADMRHNMVRWIDTSSPQYGAEALIVNDPRTGEEINAGVNVDAVVGTGDNSAYTYFVAPMRGLPDDANARRAFVLQDIRATVLHESGHDMGLQHNFMGSMGYTAAQLQSKSFTDRYGVATSVMEYAPLNVWPKGTPQGDYSQVALGPYDYHAIEYGYGYIAGAATPRDELSALRRIASAWNDPQFRFASDEDVSFGSGHAVDPRNQQFDLTNDPLAWCGVEMRGEHAIMDAINSRFPSVGRPNDDAREAFLVPLRQYGRCATMAAHNIGGEYLSRSRVGDPGGATPLAYVPRTQEVRAWQQMDRYLFSNSAWNFNPSVLTRLTYTEASILNGGGTWAYNPTDRHDVAVVEIAGTDQDIALNEMFAPLTLQRIDDLSVKYDRGRTMSLSDLFDWGQASVFGDIARGRAGSDGVVLRNLQSRYARRLATLWVKPASGTPDDAKALARAELVSLQHDCRVAASRGGLDEMTSAHLAELDAIAQQALSAQTMTSP; encoded by the coding sequence ATGGCTGCGTTCGCAATCATCGTCTTTGCCTGCTCGGGTGCGGGCGGTGCACTGGCCGCGGGTGCTCCGGCACCGGACGCGTCGAGCTCGGGCGGCGGCAGTGGACCGCAACCTTATGTGCAATTTCTCGCCGGCGCGCAAGTGCAAAATGGGCTGTTCCCGATCATCACCAAGGATGATAAAGTCTACTTGGCGATCGCGGCAAGCCAGCTCGATCATCCGTTCATCGAGACGTCTGTGCCTTCGACCGGACTCGGCGGATTTGGGCCCGCGCCCGGCGAGCCGTACGTGGCGCCCGCGCGGATGATCGAATTCTCGAAGGTCGGCGACAAAGTCGTCCTCTATTGGCCGAATACGAATTTTCTTGCGCCGGCCGGATCGCCTCAATCCGTGTCCGTTGACGAATCGTTTCCGACTTCGGTGATCGCGACCGAACCGATCGTCGCAGCCGATGCGACCGGAACGGTCGTGATCTCGGCCAGCGCTTTCCTCGGTGATGTCGCGGACCTTGCGGCTAGTTTTCAGCAGACGGTCGGCGATCCGTCGCACGGCTACCGGCTCGATCCAAGCCGCTCGTTCTTCACAAAGACCGCGGCGTTTCCCGAGAACGATCTGCTCGAAGTCGACCAGACGTGGGCCAGTTCGGATCCGAACCTCATTGACAACGTGCCCGACCCGCGCAGCATCGCGGTGCGCATGGACTACAATCTCGTCCAACCGCCCAGCGACAACTATATGCCGCGCATCGCGGACGACCGCGTCGGCTACTTCGAAGCCGGATACCTCGATTTCGGGAACGATCAGACGTATGCGCGCCAGACATTGTATATCTCGCGTTGGAACTTCGCGCCGGCCACGCCCGGCAAACCGTCGAACGCGACCCATCCTCTTGTGTTCACGATCAGCAAGAACGTGCCGATGGAATATCGCCAGACGGTGAAGGCCGCGCTGCTGCAGTGGAATGACGCGTTCCGGCGCATCGGCATTCTCAACGCCATCCAAGTGCAGGATCAGCCCGACGATCCGACGTGGGATCCCGCAGATATGCGGCACAACATGGTGCGTTGGATCGACACGTCGTCGCCGCAGTACGGCGCTGAAGCCCTCATCGTCAACGATCCACGCACCGGCGAGGAGATCAACGCAGGCGTCAATGTCGACGCGGTCGTCGGCACCGGCGATAACTCCGCGTATACGTATTTCGTGGCACCGATGCGCGGACTGCCGGATGATGCGAACGCTCGCCGGGCTTTCGTCTTGCAAGATATCCGCGCCACGGTCTTGCACGAATCGGGCCACGACATGGGGCTGCAGCACAACTTCATGGGCTCTATGGGCTACACCGCCGCGCAGCTGCAGAGCAAATCGTTCACCGACCGCTACGGTGTCGCGACGTCCGTGATGGAGTACGCGCCCTTGAACGTATGGCCGAAGGGCACGCCGCAGGGCGATTACAGCCAAGTAGCGCTCGGCCCGTACGACTACCACGCGATCGAGTACGGTTACGGCTACATCGCCGGCGCGGCGACCCCGCGCGACGAGTTGAGTGCGTTGCGCCGCATCGCGTCGGCGTGGAACGATCCGCAGTTCCGCTTCGCTTCAGACGAAGACGTCAGCTTCGGCAGCGGACATGCGGTCGATCCCCGCAACCAGCAGTTCGACCTCACGAACGATCCGCTTGCGTGGTGCGGCGTCGAGATGCGCGGTGAACACGCGATCATGGATGCGATCAACAGCCGCTTCCCGTCGGTCGGCCGGCCGAACGACGACGCGCGGGAAGCGTTTCTCGTGCCGCTTCGCCAGTATGGTCGCTGTGCGACGATGGCCGCGCACAACATCGGCGGCGAATATCTGTCGCGCAGCCGCGTCGGCGATCCGGGCGGTGCGACGCCGCTTGCCTACGTGCCGCGCACGCAAGAAGTGCGCGCGTGGCAGCAGATGGACCGTTATCTCTTCTCGAATTCGGCCTGGAACTTCAACCCATCGGTCCTGACCCGTTTGACATACACCGAGGCGAGCATCTTGAACGGCGGCGGGACCTGGGCGTACAACCCCACCGATCGTCACGATGTGGCGGTTGTTGAAATCGCGGGGACCGACCAGGATATCGCGCTCAACGAGATGTTCGCGCCGCTGACGCTGCAGCGCATCGACGACCTCTCCGTCAAGTACGATCGTGGTCGCACGATGAGTCTCTCCGACTTGTTCGATTGGGGGCAAGCGTCGGTCTTCGGCGACATCGCACGGGGACGCGCGGGATCCGACGGCGTCGTCCTTCGCAATCTGCAGTCGCGGTATGCACGGCGTCTCGCAACGCTCTGGGTGAAGCCCGCGAGCGGCACGCCCGACGATGCGAAAGCGCTCGCCCGCGCCGAGCTGGTCTCGCTGCAGCATGATTGTAGGGTTGCGGCAAGCCGCGGCGGCCTCGACGAGATGACATCGGCACATCTTGCAGAGCTCGATGCGATCGCACAGCAAGCGCTCTCGGCGCAGACGATGACCTCTCCGTGA